Proteins from one Bacteroidota bacterium genomic window:
- a CDS encoding ring-cleaving dioxygenase — MNKLLGLHHITAIAGDAQRNYDFYTKSLGFRLVKKTVNFDDPQTYHFYFGDEVGSPGTILTFFPWANVRQGKNGAGMATDIGYSVPKGSLDFWKTRFENLNINYDTGKRFGEKYITFQDSDGLWLTLIEAKYNDERRGYETAEIKADVAIKGFHTVTLTLNNIKATADILTEIFGYKHIETEGNLTRYQTDAVENAAIVDLLEMPQAQRGLNAGGTNHHVAFRVKDEEVLMAIREKIAARGHHITEKINRDYFFSLYFREPGGVLFEIATDNPGFATDETVENLGSSLQLPDQYKAMRDEIEKGLPPLQTN, encoded by the coding sequence ATGAATAAATTATTAGGACTTCACCACATCACCGCCATTGCTGGTGATGCCCAACGCAATTACGACTTTTATACCAAATCCCTTGGGTTTCGTCTGGTCAAAAAGACCGTTAATTTTGACGACCCCCAGACCTACCATTTCTATTTTGGAGATGAGGTGGGTTCTCCAGGAACTATCCTCACTTTCTTCCCTTGGGCAAATGTGAGGCAAGGTAAGAACGGTGCCGGTATGGCAACAGATATTGGTTATTCCGTACCGAAAGGAAGTTTGGATTTCTGGAAGACCCGTTTTGAAAATCTGAATATCAATTACGATACAGGCAAACGGTTCGGAGAAAAATATATCACTTTTCAGGATTCTGACGGTTTATGGCTCACTTTAATCGAAGCGAAATATAACGATGAGCGAAGAGGATATGAAACCGCTGAAATAAAAGCCGATGTTGCGATCAAAGGATTTCACACGGTGACATTAACCCTTAATAATATCAAAGCAACTGCGGATATATTAACCGAAATATTCGGTTACAAGCATATTGAAACTGAAGGCAATTTAACTCGCTATCAAACTGATGCGGTTGAAAATGCGGCAATCGTAGACCTATTGGAAATGCCACAAGCCCAAAGAGGTTTAAATGCAGGGGGCACTAATCATCATGTGGCATTTAGGGTAAAAGATGAAGAGGTCTTGATGGCGATTAGAGAAAAAATTGCGGCAAGGGGCCATCACATTACCGAGAAAATAAATCGGGATTATTTCTTTTCACTCTATTTCCGTGAGCCGGGAGGCGTACTGTTTGAAATTGCGACAGACAACCCTGGGTTCGCAACGGATGAGACGGTAGAAAACCTGGGAAGTTCGCTGCAATTACCCGATCAATATAAAGCGATGCGAGATGAAATTGAAAAAGGACTACCGCCGCTTCAAACAAATTAA
- a CDS encoding dienelactone hydrolase family protein, with amino-acid sequence MHEKNIQSAGKSIKEAKKVLIMIHGRGANARDILGLSAHLNVSDYALLAPEATNNTWYPYSFMAAPEANEPWLSSALKLLKDLVDEVTEQGITTENIYFLGFSQGACMSLEFVTRNAKKWGGVVAFTGGLIGDKIYQQNYSGNFNGTPIFIGTGNPDSHVPIERVNESVSILQKMNAEVHLQVYDGRPHSISPEEIEEANRLIFN; translated from the coding sequence ATGCACGAGAAAAATATTCAATCAGCTGGTAAATCTATAAAAGAAGCCAAAAAAGTATTGATAATGATACATGGTCGTGGAGCGAATGCCCGTGATATTTTAGGGCTTTCTGCACATTTAAATGTGTCTGACTATGCCTTATTAGCTCCTGAGGCAACAAATAATACCTGGTATCCATACTCGTTTATGGCTGCACCAGAGGCAAATGAACCCTGGCTTTCTTCAGCACTTAAATTGCTCAAAGACCTAGTAGATGAAGTAACCGAACAAGGTATTACCACAGAAAATATATACTTCTTGGGGTTTTCGCAGGGAGCTTGTATGTCCTTGGAATTTGTTACACGTAATGCTAAAAAATGGGGTGGTGTTGTAGCATTTACAGGCGGACTTATTGGTGACAAAATATATCAACAGAATTATTCCGGCAACTTTAATGGGACACCCATATTTATCGGCACCGGAAATCCCGATTCGCACGTACCTATTGAGCGAGTAAATGAAAGTGTCAGTATCCTGCAAAAAATGAATGCCGAGGTGCACCTGCAAGTGTATGATGGCCGGCCACACAGCATCTCTCCAGAAGAGATAGAAGAAGCAAATCGACTGATTTTTAATTAA
- the hutG gene encoding formimidoylglutamase has translation MKEKYKKIAPYDSPEQDWWQGRNDGFEPCQLRWWQHIQLRSIEEMLPDFQQSPVILGFASDEGVARNKGRIGSAAGPQYLRKVLSNLPIHNPSVSLYDVGTINCVGTQLEKAQVRLAQAVQDILEHNGFPILLGGGHEILFGHFSGTSKHFEKKKVGIINFDAHLDIRKPKNSGISSGTGFYQAAPDPSNQENEFLYLALGIQRSGNTAELFNRVDKLKAEYVLAHDFHLQNLKKIKEQVQNFLVKADVVCLTLDLDVFSAGIAPGVSAPSAAGILYDYTFQEIMKLLANNNKVVSLDIAELNPNYDIDLQTAKLAAQLIFDWIYWKWK, from the coding sequence GTGAAAGAAAAGTACAAAAAAATAGCTCCGTACGATTCTCCTGAGCAAGATTGGTGGCAAGGTAGAAATGATGGCTTCGAGCCCTGCCAACTGCGATGGTGGCAGCATATTCAATTACGATCCATAGAGGAGATGTTACCTGATTTTCAACAATCTCCGGTAATTCTTGGTTTTGCCAGTGATGAAGGTGTTGCACGTAATAAAGGAAGAATAGGAAGTGCTGCAGGGCCTCAATATTTACGTAAAGTTCTTTCCAACTTGCCTATTCATAATCCTTCGGTCTCACTTTATGATGTAGGCACTATAAATTGTGTGGGCACCCAGTTAGAAAAAGCACAAGTACGATTGGCTCAAGCTGTCCAAGACATTTTAGAACACAATGGTTTTCCAATTTTATTAGGTGGTGGACACGAAATTTTATTTGGACATTTTAGTGGTACTTCAAAACACTTTGAAAAAAAGAAAGTGGGCATTATTAATTTCGATGCTCACTTAGATATTAGAAAACCAAAAAATAGTGGCATTAGCTCAGGCACTGGTTTTTACCAAGCAGCTCCAGATCCTTCGAACCAAGAAAATGAATTCTTGTATTTGGCGCTCGGAATTCAACGTTCTGGCAACACGGCAGAACTTTTTAATAGAGTAGATAAACTAAAGGCAGAATATGTGCTAGCGCATGATTTTCATTTACAAAATTTAAAAAAAATAAAAGAGCAAGTGCAAAATTTTCTTGTTAAAGCTGATGTGGTTTGCTTAACCTTAGACTTAGATGTATTTTCTGCGGGTATTGCTCCTGGCGTGAGTGCCCCCTCAGCTGCTGGTATTTTGTATGATTATACATTCCAAGAAATAATGAAACTATTGGCAAACAATAATAAAGTGGTTTCCCTGGATATCGCTGAACTTAATCCAAATTATGATATTGATTTGCAGACCGCCAAGCTTGCCGCTCAACTTATTTTTGATTGGATTTATTGGAAATGGAAGTAA
- a CDS encoding pirin family protein: MSNIKLIIEERAVSIGKFMVGRLLPFRQKRMVGPFIYIDHMGPVKLNERENFDVLPHPHIGLSTLTFLFEGSIMHRDTLGNTVEIKPGAVNWMTAGKGIVHSERTPEYLRDSPLYMHGLQIWVALPIDLEEMEPQFSHIEESQIPAWTEGDLQFKLVAGEAFGRKSSVPVFSKLFMIEIKSKSKQVVNIGNELYGEAGLYILKGAIESEGNAYEPKQLLVAKDSSLCEFTIQENSTIYIFGGEPFPEERFIDWNFVSSSKERIEEAKQKWKAQEFDKIKGDETEFIPYPSFK; the protein is encoded by the coding sequence ATGTCAAATATCAAACTTATTATAGAAGAAAGAGCGGTTAGCATTGGGAAGTTTATGGTGGGGCGTTTGTTACCCTTCCGTCAAAAAAGAATGGTGGGTCCCTTTATTTACATAGATCACATGGGACCAGTTAAATTAAATGAGCGAGAAAATTTTGATGTATTACCTCATCCTCACATCGGTCTTTCAACCCTTACATTTTTATTTGAAGGTAGCATAATGCACCGTGATACTCTTGGTAACACAGTTGAGATAAAACCGGGTGCAGTTAACTGGATGACAGCCGGAAAAGGCATTGTTCACTCTGAACGCACTCCCGAATATTTGAGGGACTCTCCATTATATATGCATGGTTTGCAAATTTGGGTGGCATTGCCAATAGATCTGGAGGAAATGGAACCACAATTTTCGCATATTGAAGAGAGTCAAATCCCTGCATGGACAGAAGGAGACCTTCAGTTTAAACTGGTAGCTGGTGAAGCCTTTGGTAGAAAATCGTCTGTTCCGGTTTTCAGCAAATTGTTTATGATTGAAATAAAAAGCAAATCAAAACAAGTAGTGAATATTGGTAATGAACTTTATGGTGAAGCTGGTTTATATATTTTAAAAGGAGCTATTGAAAGTGAAGGCAATGCATATGAGCCTAAACAATTGTTAGTGGCAAAAGACAGCTCACTTTGTGAATTTACGATTCAGGAAAATAGCACCATTTATATTTTTGGCGGGGAGCCGTTTCCGGAAGAACGATTTATTGACTGGAACTTTGTTTCATCAAGTAAAGAGCGTATTGAAGAAGCCAAGCAGAAATGGAAGGCCCAGGAGTTTGATAAAATTAAAGGAGACGAAACTGAATTTATTCCTTATCCTTCATTCAAATAG
- a CDS encoding SDR family oxidoreductase, with translation MKNLKDKVIIVTGGAAGIGGAMTSVFTERGACVVAVDLNEDAGKKKEASNPAQIAFLKGDISKESVAKEAVQLAISKFGKLTSVVNNAHASRQKPLMELTEDDWALSMNTGLKGTLNFMKAAYPELKKTKGVIVNFGSGAGLLGQKNQGSYAAAKEAIRGLSRVAANEWAEDGIRVNIVCPLAFTEGVKKWKDNFPEQYEEIISKNPIGRFGDPQKDVAPIVAFLLSDDSQYMTGQTLMADGGDIMLR, from the coding sequence ATGAAAAATTTAAAAGATAAAGTAATAATCGTAACAGGAGGTGCAGCAGGAATTGGAGGGGCAATGACTTCGGTATTTACTGAAAGAGGAGCTTGTGTAGTTGCAGTAGATTTAAATGAAGATGCTGGAAAGAAAAAAGAAGCATCCAATCCTGCACAAATCGCATTTTTAAAAGGAGACATTTCGAAAGAATCCGTTGCTAAAGAAGCTGTTCAATTAGCTATTTCCAAATTTGGAAAACTTACTAGTGTAGTGAATAATGCACATGCATCTCGTCAAAAACCATTGATGGAGTTGACCGAAGATGATTGGGCATTGTCAATGAATACAGGTTTAAAAGGAACATTGAATTTTATGAAAGCTGCCTATCCGGAGCTTAAAAAGACGAAAGGAGTCATTGTTAATTTTGGTTCTGGCGCAGGACTATTGGGTCAAAAAAATCAAGGAAGTTATGCTGCAGCTAAAGAAGCTATTAGAGGATTATCTCGGGTAGCAGCTAATGAATGGGCAGAAGATGGAATTAGAGTAAATATTGTTTGCCCGCTGGCTTTTACCGAAGGTGTTAAAAAATGGAAAGATAACTTCCCAGAGCAATATGAAGAGATCATTAGTAAAAACCCAATTGGTCGTTTTGGAGATCCACAAAAAGATGTTGCACCTATTGTTGCCTTTTTATTGAGTGATGACAGTCAGTATATGACAGGTCAAACACTTATGGCAGATGGTGGAGATATCATGTTGAGATAA